The sequence below is a genomic window from Glycine max cultivar Williams 82 chromosome 20, Glycine_max_v4.0, whole genome shotgun sequence.
CCTATGAtctaataagatatttttgtgGTGAATTTGATGAATGATGGCTTTATACTTTTCAATATTTCCATGATGAATAGTGTTTCATTAGTTAGACAAAAAGAGCATCatttaatcatattaattttttaactccttgtataaaattcattgtttttaaCAAACTATGTTATGCAACACACAAAAAACTATGAAAACATTTCATACTATATAGTTTGACTATCAATTTTGTCCATTTTCAGCAATTGTACTTTTTAGGGGCATACACGTAAAGCAGTTGGTTTCTGGAGTAGTTAGAGTTACATGTGTTTTGCAGGCACATGGCAACACATGAAATGGATCCCGATGTTGTTCGCTGGGGTCTTCATCTCCTAGATGTCTGCACACTTTCTCACCATGGTTCCCCTAGTATTGTAACTCAATATGATCCTGATTTAAGTCGAGTTGAATATGTTACCGAAGGCTTTTGTCAGCATGAGTACGTGGATAATGATGAGGCTGTTGCACGAGCATATCAAGAAGAATTATCGCAACTTGATTCCATGGGAGCTTCTGGGATATCCAATTTTGAGAATGAAGGAATGCAAGGATCTGTCTATACACAAGATTGGCCTCAATCCTCAAATGGAAATTATAACTTTGGTACGTAGTTGCAGTTCTgtattagttttttgttttgttttgtttattttactttttatgtaATGGATTTTTTAAACTAGTCATGATAAATTTTCAACAACATGTAGGCAATGAGTCTTGCCAGAACTCTGTAGATGAGTCCTATAATATGAAAGAAGTGGAGAATTATGGTCCAACTCCaagtgaaagagaaaatggcatGCATGAAAATGATGTTTATGGTTCGTCTTCTGGATCAGTAGAGGTACCTGTTATTAGTGATGACTTCTGGGATTCATTGGAAATATCGGATGAATCTTCTCTTGACGGTGAAGTTGGCAAAAGATTAAACCAGATGGTTCCCATTCCTGTAAGTGTACCTTTAGTGCAGCCActtgattttgttttaaagtCATCATGTTTCACctttactataattttttattgtattagtTGCCATTTGATTTGTGTATTCTTTTGGATGATTTCTGGTAAATTTCATGGATAGAATTTTTGTAtgtgtaaaatttaaatgatgatCTTTTAACTCATTAAGACttgtagagaaaaaaaattcttgataGAAATATAGGAACCAGATTGGTGCTAATTAATGCTCAGATCACGAGAAACAAAGTTCAATGTAGAGTAATTATGTGCCACACTATACAGTGTAATATAAAACTTGATGCTAGAGCTTTATAATtgcaatttatataaacaagaCCAGAGTAATCAATCATGTGCTATCACGCCACAATAGTGGGGTGGCAGAGCAGAGTGCCCCCTCCCTCCTGAGGCACTTGTTGCATAGCTCCTGGATGTTGTGGCCATCGTTGCAGAAAATCACTGCAATTTGCAGCTTTGCAGCTGCTCCTCTGTTTGCACCATCACTGGACAGGCTATGCGACCTGTGCCATCATCGGACAGCCTTTTGTTCTGCGACTTTTCTAGAACTTCCAGTGAGGCAAATTGGTTGGGTGAAGAGGAGAGGGACTGCTGATGGGAAAGAGGCtaggtttttctttcttgggtGAGGGGGTGACTACTGATGGAAGATACTAGAAAGAGGCtaagtttttttagtttattgggTGAGAAGGGGTGTTGGGCATGCACCTCAAATTGGGTCACTTTCCACCCCAGACAGTCCTACAATTGGGCCTGCACTTcatatattatactattataatgTTATAATACCATAAGGTactctaatatttaaaaaatattaatacataattatatatagcatttaatgatatataaatatataaaaataaaaatgtactaattaaataaaattactataaTAGTTAAGAATAGTGGCTATCCCACTACCCACTATCTCACTTTTTTGTGGGTGGCAGCTCTGTGCCGCTATCCGCTATTGACTTCTGTGTACAAGACTGAAGTTTGATAGGTTATCAATATTACAGTTTAAATATGGATTTCTAATTTAAGTAACAATTCATGCACTTCTCTTGTTCATGTTTGCAGCATGTTCCTAAAACCAATGAAAAAATACCATCTGATGATGAAGAAATATCAGATCATCAAAGGCTTCTAGACAGGTCTTCATTTATTTCATGTTTTATATTTGTTGGATTGAGTAGTTTTCCAGATAGAAGCAGTATAATTCTGCACTACTGGAAGAGAATAAAAAACTGTCTTAATTTCTCCCCCTAAACAGTCAATATTTTGCTGGGGGAACAAAAAAGTATTTCTTTAATAAGTAAAAGTGAGGTAAGGATAATTCATCCCCAAgagttgaaaataaaaagtaacgGAGAAGCAGAAAACTAGGAATATAGCAATGTTTCTGAATCCCTCTGCATAGATGGTTGCTCCCTTAAAACATCGGGCGGAGCTTCTCTTGAGAAGAGTAGACTGAACACTGAACAGCCATCAAATCACCCCATGTGTCTGAGTAGTGTCACACCTGATTTCTGAATAACTTGGTGCCTTTATGATGAAGCTTCTGAATAACTTGGTTTTAGCTTCCAAAGCAATATTTTTGGAGACAAAATTTTCCAGACCTAAACCCCTATTTGCATTTGAAGGTCTGCAACACAAATCTCaaccaacaagatctcttttCAGATCCCCTACCGCTGACCATGGGAATTCCTTCATTCTATTTTCTATCCTTTGATCCAATTTTTTGCAATAAGAAAGAGTTAGAGGGGGGAATATTGAACAAGCAAGATTGAATTAgtcaaatacaagaaaaaatgtctcttttttatttttccttgcattTAAATTATAACACAATGTATGTCTTATCTTTGTCTTTTTGTTATTGAGCATTCATCTAAATTTAAGAATTTGGTCTTTCTTAGATTGCAGTTATATGATCTGATTGAATGCAAGGTTCAAGGAGATGGTAACTGCCAGGTTAGTTATTTTCAAAGTGTAGTGTAGTAGTTGTTGGATTTTgtagaaaatttatttatgattcaGTGGAAATTTGACGAATTTGCAGTTATATAACTAAATATTGTCAGTGAATCACCAAAAATTTGATGATCATTAAATAGTACTCTTCAATAGAAAACTGTGCCTTATTGGTGTCATATTATTTCAGTTCCGTTCTTTATCAGATCAACTCTATCGTTCTCCGGACCACCACAAATTTGTGCGGCAGCAAATTGTTCAACAGGTTCGTTGGTGTACATCATATTTCCTGTTGAGTGGACTGCCTTATGTTCATTGGTAATGATACATTGCTTTTTGCTGTCTTTTGTCAGCTCAAATCTTACCCCGATCTATATGCTGGTTATGTTCCCATGGCTTATATTGACTATTTGAAAAACATGAGCAAGTATGTGCACATCTCTCATTATGCTATGTTATTTCTGATCATGTGGTGTTATTGTAGTCCTTTGTGTTCACTGATAGCTTTTTGTGTGGATGTACCAGGAGTGGCGAATGGGGTGATCATGTCACGTTGCAGGCTGCTGCAGATTGGGTATGAGGAAATAAATGGGTTTCATTCTATATTTTGcctatacttttctttttttattggctATGTTTCCTAGTGCCTTTGCAAATGTAATTGAGATTTCAAAGtggaaaatatttatctatTGATTCCCATGGATGCTTATTCTCTTGATTTGCATCTGAAGAATGTTTTCGATCTTTTAGAGACCGTTTTAAGttacttaaattatttatctggATCTTAAATTGATCACGTAATAGTTAAAAGAAATTCCAGTGGGTTTTTAggcatttttttctttgaaagtgcAAATGTTTTGTAAGATCTCCTGTTACTCAATCACTAATTTATCCAATATTTATATTAGATTTATAGTAAAAACAAACTTACCCCAATGCCCGAAGGCTCCTCGCTATTCAAAGGTATGGGGGAGTGTCATTGTATGCAGCCTTGCCTTTACCCAaatgcatatgcaaagaggctgtttccggattcaaACTTTACCGTTGtgccagggctcgccctcaaatGATTAGAATTATAATCtttatattgaataaaaattggtTTTGGGCTTTAAAAAACTGCCAAAGGCTGCTAACATCAAATAGGTTAGGAGCTAGGAGAGCTTTGCCCCCTTAAATGAGTCCCACCCAGCTTTCACTGAAATGAGTCGAGGTACAAGGTGGCTTATGGATACCAAAGGTCTTggactaaaaaaaaagaggttagGGGTGGTGATATGACATTTACTAACAAAATttgttaatgtaaaattttcaattgttGTTTTGAGTTATATTACCTCCCTTCCGTAGCAATTATGGATAAATTGAGTATCCCGAGGATAGAATTTTAACAGTGTATCTTACGTTTGAAGTGGTGAATAAAATCTGATAACATTGCATTTTTGTTGATGTAAAATCCTCATTTATTTTTGTGACTGATATGGTCATTTCTCATGTTCTTTCAGTATGGTGtcaaaatttttgttattacGTCTTTTAAGGACACATGTTACATCGAGATTCTTCCACAGATACAGAAGTCTGGAAGAGGTAAGACTGTATTAGTACTTGTTAAGTTGCTTATATATGTGTGCATGTGTGCGCATGTGAATCATGTTTTGgatttttaaatgaataatttggCAACTAATTCTTGGAGAACTAATGTCGTGATTCATATAACTTTGGAAAAACTATTTGGTGgttacttataattttatcatttagaaagatcaaaatacaaaataattgtaTACCAGAAGATATTGGTGTGGCTCATGTGAAGTTTGGTGTGATAGTTTCGGAAAACCTAGTTTTGTATTTTAAGTTCTGTTTCAGTAACATGCTAAGTTTGTGGCTCATGTGATCTCTGCAGTGATATTTCTGAGCTTTTGGGCAGAAGTTCATTACAACTCAATTTATCCGGAAGGAGGTaacatctttatcttttataagctCTTAAACTGTTGACGGTTCCTATTAATGTAATTCCCACATCCAGTTTTGATAATGCTCCATTAAATCTCTTCTACTATGTCCTCTGAAAGGTTCAAAGTATTCCTCACATTACCATTTACTATTTATTATGCCATGAATCCTGTTTACCAAACTGGTAGACATGTAACTAAAGATCTCTCTAGCTAACAATTGGAATACAAAATTTTTCCTCTCTTGTGGATACACTACTGGATTTTCAACAGTGAAGCATGTGATATGAGTTCACTGAGTTGCAGTTGGCTAACGAACCATATATGTTCATGCATTTGAATTCATTCATTTACTGGTCATTGTTACAGCTTTATGTAATATTGCAATACCTGTGGAATTTTGTGTTAGACTCACTAGGGGACTCTAAAATATCTCCTCAATATTTTATTACTGAGTTGACTTCTTTGAACCATCCTTGATCCTTGGAAAGATAAAAGGAAGGCCAGaatcatattaagaaaaaagggtgagagaaaataacttttaattatttttaattgaagaaatattttaaaggcggtttcctcatttgttttcaaatCACCATGGAATATAAAACGCTAGTTTTGCCTTTTGAATGTTGTTGGTTGAAATTTAAGTTCCAATGTATCTTCATTTGATTGTTTCACATGTCATTCATATTCAGAACTGCCCTCATCtcatacaaagaaaaagaagaaatggtGGAATTTCGGTGGCTAGGTTCAGTGTCAGTCATATGGGATGGAACTAATCACTCATCAGTCCCTGATTATGATCGATCCATCGGCTTTGTGATTATTGAGCCTTTAATGTTTGAGTGTTGCTAACACTAACTCTGCCTCcattattttgtatatattaacattttctttttctgtatAGTATTcttttgtatatattattttatttatcctattttttaCCTGCCTAATTTTCGgtgtttctttttcctcttgttGAAAAGGGGGTCTAGGCAGATTTAAGAATGAATGGCAAatgtttattatctttttctatATCTTCCTactgatttttttaacattttttcttaattgtttatagaaagaaaatattaaatgtctTTGAACTTTTTAaggcattaaatatttttttaagctttcaagATTCCTCTATTGGCACTTACCATATGTCTGAGCTGGTAAGAACgccatggtaaaaaaaaatattggttaaaaCAAAACCggtatgtaaaataaataaataaataaaagtctgTATAACAGTGACTAAAACCACCATTCTATTGTAGCCAGGTCTCAATCAAATGTAATTtgatattatttgatttttttttaaatgttcagCATATGACCATAACCTAGAAAGTTTACTcctaaatgaaaatgagaagctaaaaaaatatttcagccCAATTAGAACATAATTGACTTAAATAtgcgatattatttttttttccgtttGGCATGTAATcatttaatggaaaaaaataatagtatggACTaacataaagtattttttttagaagaacataaggtattttaaaaattaggaaccactaaaaaatattaatgaggaattcaaaccaaaaaatatattataatcattttatgtaatttaatattgtttgttaatttattacttAGTATTATATTACATTATGATAGATCATAGAAGGTTTATGTTAGTATGTCGTTTAATAATCTTTGATAGTGTTATTTGGAGCAGTGAGAGCTGTTAGGATGTAGGTTGGCTTCTAGGCTTAGTGGTCCCGATAGTTAACTCATAAATTTGTTTGTCAGTTAAGTTAGAAATATAGGTGGTCTTGCACAATCAACAATACAAAAGGAACATTAAAAAGGTTAAGTAAAATGACTAGTAGTTTTGTTGAGAACTTTTGCGAACTAAACTTAAGAAATAATAAGATAGAGTCGTAAGACAATCATCTCAAAATACACCTTCAACCtctaagtaaaaagaaaaaaaaaagacaaagcaCTTCTATTAGGTTGCAAataactaaaattgaaaatgcTTTATAAATTGGTCAATACCCgtcattaaaaaatgttaagtatgattttttatgtataatagTCGCACTGGCTAGAACTAAATTCATCTAATATAATAAGTAGTTCAATATCCCAAGGGAGAAAAAAGGCAAAAAAGCAAggaatcatatattttaaaaaaatatttttatttactttctatttttaattacaaaacatcacaaatttttctataatatttttaaaaacaaaataaaatcacatttataattttttttaaaaggagatATCTTCTCAAACCAAGTAGTTTTAGTATCTATTTATGATGCAGAGAATAAAACTCTTAAAgcattagaaaatattttttttaataccgtTTTATTGAACTTGAAATTATTTACAAGCTAAATCCAAATAGTAGCTAGTAGTCTTGCCGAATGAACTTTTAGATATTTCTTGAATATCCTAATGGGTAAAATTGTTTTAGCATGGGTGATATATTACGTTTTTTCTCAAGTTGCATGCACGTTAAATCTGAACATGAATAAACACTCATGCAAACACAATACTTATCTTTGGGGGTAATCATTTAACTTAGATTTCTCTTCTAAGCGTGAAACAACTCAATTTCTAGCATAAGAAAAGTGCACCTAGGTTATGTCATGGAAATCAAAGACAAAGATCAACGCAAGAAATTTGCAGCATATTATTTACATAGATGAAATAGAAGTTTGGAGCCTGATCTAATAATGACTCTGATTACTGCAATAAGTCATTTACCATTATTTTCTTTACAGACAATGGACCTCATATACATGCACAAAAAATACACATTGCCGTCTATTGTTGACATCCTAAGTTAACTCTCCGTATGGAGATTTCTGTCAAGTTGTAGTAACGAAATCAAGCAAAGtaagaaaagtaatttattcTAATGGCCAAGCTGACCGCATTTATCTCCAATGCTTTATATAAAGTAAAGCTTGCAGGGGAAACTTGGTGATATAAACATTCATGTTAGCTGTACAAAAGGAAAAGTTGGGACAGTAGGAGGACTTCTTGTCTCCAAGACCTTCATTGGATGCCTGAGGATGTATGAATTAGACCAACAACCCTATGCGCTTTTCTGCAAATGAGGGGTTTATGAGAAATCAAGGTACTCCATAAACAATTTATAAAGGGTATGTTTGATCCCCTTTtcactttttggttttaaaaactgttttctaaaacaattttacaCTAATCAAAatctattaatatttgaaaataatgtcaaaagcaagtgttttaaaaaccaaaaaaacagaaacagCTAGAAGATGTTTTCTTAtagtctatttctatttttctcttgttcattcttttcttcaattcaaCACTTTGTTTTGTTCCTTGCAATACTTTCCACCAGCTGTCTGAACAGCCTTGTTTAGTTGTATTTTGAAAACTAAACAGTTtttgaaatagaaatcaaacacCCCCAAGTCTTTGCATTTCTCACCTCCAGTGGTTATGAGCTTCTCCACACGAGAAACTATATGTTTGCCATAAGTATACCGCTTCAGTGCATTTAAGTGAACCTTGATGCGAGAAAGGATCAGCTCAAGACTTCGATCATCACAAGTCTCAAGAACCTTTTGCACAACATAATTTCCAAAAGGGTCCTTCATCATAGCCTGCAAATTGATGTTATGCCATCATTCACTAAGAGCCTCTGATTTGATAAATATACAAAACAACTTGATACTTGaacttctataaaaaaataaatggaatCCTTGAATAGTTTTCTCTTCCTAAAAGCTTCTTTTGTAGCATTGCAAACAAAACATTAGAAAGGAAAGTGAACACACATGAACAGATTTTTGAATGATTGCACAGTAATAAAAGTTACAAATTAACCTCCCTCGGCTAATACTAAATTATATAACATGACCAGCCTTGGAAAAGCTGAAGCTTTGAACAAGAGATGAAAAGGAGCCATACCTGTAAGGGTTCATTCTCATCAGAAGTACCAAGCATTTCATTCACCAAAATCTGACGTTCTTCAGGACTACCAAAAGCCAAACACTTCTCGATAACATTTGAAGCAAACTTTTGCTGGCTCATCTTAACAATCTGCCCGGCAAGCTTGCTGATAATAGCAGTCCGTTCATGTGGTTTACCATGCTCCACAATATGCTACCAAAGAAAAGTATGGTATAGAAGTAACAAAGGAATTAGTAAACAcaattaacataaaatagatATTATGATACAGCCCGCATAATCAAAACAGCATAAATAATAAACaactgaaatttatttatttttttaaaagaggaaaaaaaggtTTATGTATCACaagtgaaaacaaacaaaacataaagcAAGCCATCTCCATATTCAATATATTAATTGGTGCTAAAACTTTAGCACAAGAGGATGAAGCCCAACACCTTTAATCCAATTATCAACAGTGGATGAAATAGTAATATTTGTTCTATATCACTTGATAATGAAACCTACATATATTAACTACAGAAAATATAAAACTGGAATAACAGTTGCCAGTGACAGAACAAATGTCTATTTATTAGCTTACTCAACATTTACTTAGACCAAGACAGAAGTAGAAAATGATGTTTGTCAAAATACAAACACAAGCTCGGTACTTTTCTAAAATGGGAAACACAACCAAAGTCACAAAACTATAATGCATATTACAACAGAAGTGCCAAAGCATAAAATGTGCATCTCTAATGTCGATGTGCATTTCCTATCCCATATGAAAATGTTCACATACTGAAAGATACACACCTGAATAACATAATTTCCATATTGATCCTGTGCTAAAGTGCCGACAGATTGCATGATTTCATCCATGATAATTTGTTGTGTATTTAGATCATCACAATGCTCTAGAACCCTCTGTTAGCATCCATGTAAATTGTTAATCGTTAAATAAAatgctaaaagaaaaaaagtgtaacACAGCCTCAAAAGAAGATGCACCATGTCGAATAGTCTAACCTGGATAACTCTGCACCCATAAGGATGAGTAGAAAGTAAAACAACTTGCCCATAAAAGGATGAAACAATAAACTGAATTTTATCTTGAGGTACACACTCTATACACTTCTGAATAACATGGTTTCCATTTTGATCACGTACACATTTCATTATTGCACCATTGAGCTCAGACACCAGTTGACCCTGCTGATCCGCATCAACCACCTCCAAGGCCTGTCAATAAAGTTAGCTAAGATTTGATATAATGCATTAATTTCAGCTTATCTAAAAGCAAATAATGGAGAGAATAAATACGCAGGAGGGAGCCCAGTTCCTTAAAGCTtgaccttgtaacaatacatgTTTATCAATGTCACCATAAACCAAATAAGAACTAAATtaacattgttttttaattcttatatagaCCTAATTACCTAAAGATGATAAAA
It includes:
- the LOC100820379 gene encoding OVARIAN TUMOR DOMAIN-containing deubiquitinating enzyme 9 codes for the protein MATHEMDPDVVRWGLHLLDVCTLSHHGSPSIVTQYDPDLSRVEYVTEGFCQHEYVDNDEAVARAYQEELSQLDSMGASGISNFENEGMQGSVYTQDWPQSSNGNYNFGNESCQNSVDESYNMKEVENYGPTPSERENGMHENDVYGSSSGSVEVPVISDDFWDSLEISDESSLDGEVGKRLNQMVPIPHVPKTNEKIPSDDEEISDHQRLLDRLQLYDLIECKVQGDGNCQFRSLSDQLYRSPDHHKFVRQQIVQQLKSYPDLYAGYVPMAYIDYLKNMSKSGEWGDHVTLQAAADWYGVKIFVITSFKDTCYIEILPQIQKSGRVIFLSFWAEVHYNSIYPEGELPSSHTKKKKKWWNFGG